Proteins encoded by one window of Chryseobacterium foetidum:
- the sov gene encoding T9SS outer membrane translocon Sov/SprA, translating into MKKISFLNIFSVLFFLFVSGSAFAQQEPTGFTIKKDWQVEDPTYYEAYYDIKTGMYFVYPKVGNTITGPYVAMSPQDYKEFMDAQQAKEYYKDKSNRYSLMFRKDKAEAERLGLIPSLTINNRLFETMFGSNKIEIIPSGYASFDFAGLYQKIDNPLILPQNRTSFTFDIDQRIQLGLIGKVGENLQLKANYDTQSGFAFENRMNLVWQSKGTWKDLQTKGLNDVNKPSAGGEDKIIKRIEFGNVNMPLSTSLIRGSESLFGIKSEFQLGKTFGTVVMSQQQGEARNIVVQGGGVMNTFKINAIDYEDNQHYYIGHYFLNNYDNALLNYPQINSRINISRMEVWVLDQGNSNLAYQKSIVGIRDLGDGPSGLPDNSQNNIYSAVTSLGAGIRNPDQTYSTVNGQVLPNSAGGTEAYTDGEQFIYNRKARRLTTNEYSFHPQLGYISLNQKLNDQQLLAVSYSYTVNGTNQVYKVGEFSEESPVLITKLLKPNTTVKTTSPMWQLMMKNIYALDAGQIEQDGFILNVLYRDPKTGGKVNYLPGTNVADINLLKLLNWDRLNLNGDLQSSSGTLGDGIFDFAEGITVRKEFGKLIFTKAQPFGSHMQSVLGTNDPQYVFSDLYSQQKQVASASNLAQRYTLEGRYKGAQGQGISLGAVNVPQGSVKVSANGVQLTEGVDYTVDYMLGSVTIINENVKQSGQAINISLENQLTFNTQRKRFLGLNLERRVSENFIFGGTVVNYSESPLTQKVNYGQEAVNNTMAGINMLYNNQLPFLTRLTDKIPGINTEAPSNLNFRMEGAYLLPGINKGTNDQSYIDDFEQTTSKISLKEPTAWSLASKPEKNQGNPLFNGAGANNDITNGYGRGLLSWYNIDPRFWGVGGRPPEGITAQSVSNHASRRVQFSEIFNNRDFVAGEQTFTNTFDVSYYPNEKGPYNVNPNTETTQQRWAGIMRPISVSNFINSNIEYVEFWMMDPYADNRPLSQPGGSPKLLLHLGNVSEDILKDGLMQYENGLPVPSAPSTTTNSNWGIQPKQPPILYAFSTEGTDRTAQDLGYDGLSSDQEAARFGNTFVNPVTNLADPAVDDFVFYLSTRFTGNLASSLVQRYKYFRGPEGNSQSNSLEVASQTPDAEDINRDYNLDQSENYNEYVVNLDQASLTLGQNNIVDVKTVQATFQNGQTDDVKWYLFRIPVNKLDDPNAGGNKDESILNNVRFARMLLTGFDNVSTLRFGTMDLVRSDWRRYPKNIAKFTDGTPPVTPDPATNEGSIVVDNNNFEVGSVNIEENALNQPPYVLPPGIDRQVLSGNAGAQRQNESSLYLKAENLLANDAKGVFKNTAIDMRRYKKLRLFVHAQDPTNRDVNIGQIDPKTKFFIRFGSDNSDNYYEYESSLKITPRTATTPMEIWPFENEVDFNIQDFVDAKIRRDRNFPTGITERREDNQFGDANKKIYIKGRPSLGNITTIMVGIRNAPDRGSSSITRVLWVNEIRLSEIENDGGYAGNASLNFNLGDFATVNTSASYSSVGFGNIDSKPAERSQAAQSAFSINTAINADKFLPEKTGIKIPVNYSYSQTIEDPKYNPLDTDVEFSKAANKEELKKVARTYTQQRSLGVVNMHKERVNPDRKPKFYDVENISITAVYNDDHYRDIYTKKNYRQYLRGYVDYNYQFKPWVVKPFNKMISDTAKSYKYLEWVKEFNFNPIPTRLSFRTEIDRNYNELEFRNIEAILNGNPGNDFAAIKNRNFYFGWQYGLGFNFTKSLKLEINSATRTLNDHVDVNTMDNSSIFGNVFRAGRPVLYRHNVQLNYKLPFQYLPYLEFIDAEVGYGFTYNWNARSTAQLASPDGSLGSIGQNTNVIQANATADLPRFFGQFSYFKRITETLGKRKRETDSLNTAYTQAWEKKRYAYKKYKYKNKLTALQGAAFFLTSFKQLDVTYSENNGTVLPGLISAPNWYGVGQTLGGPTVGFLLGSQADIRRTVIENGWVSTSDLMVDPYVRMSTRDLRANLQMMPLNDLRIDFNVIQTYNRNFSQTGFNYRDGFGNANPNLTFATDLISYSNSVNTVKTSFQDGMAVYAAIRQNAQAISQQIGGTPGADGYAPGYSIANAYVLIPAFRAAVEGKAPKQIGNARKSGLPFPNWRITWSGLKNIPVISGQFTKFDILHSYNATYTATGVQSSIDYFNNPGSFDINGDRINPFTFSQVGYVESFAPLVGIDVTMRNNMQFGIQYNRNRMLLLGLVNHTLTEDSNTEYVVRLGYIVRNFRLGNAGGGGRNNKGADLNIRGDISLRDSRTSIMNILLDDSQVTGGQRLMNIKLSADYNVSQNLNLMVFYEQMTSKYKISTAFPLSTVRAGLRATFTFGDAGGF; encoded by the coding sequence GTGAAAAAGATTAGTTTTCTCAATATATTTTCGGTCTTATTTTTCCTGTTCGTTTCGGGCAGTGCATTTGCACAGCAGGAACCTACAGGATTTACCATTAAAAAAGACTGGCAGGTAGAAGATCCTACCTACTACGAAGCCTATTACGACATCAAAACCGGAATGTATTTCGTCTATCCTAAGGTAGGCAATACCATTACCGGGCCATACGTTGCAATGTCGCCTCAGGATTACAAAGAATTCATGGATGCCCAACAGGCAAAGGAATATTACAAAGACAAATCAAACCGATACAGTCTGATGTTCCGTAAAGATAAAGCGGAGGCAGAGAGATTAGGTTTAATTCCATCTTTAACCATCAACAACAGGCTTTTCGAAACGATGTTCGGAAGCAATAAAATTGAGATCATCCCTTCAGGATATGCTTCTTTTGACTTTGCCGGATTGTATCAGAAAATTGATAATCCTTTAATTTTACCTCAAAACAGAACGAGTTTTACTTTCGATATCGACCAGAGAATTCAGTTGGGATTAATTGGAAAAGTGGGTGAAAACCTTCAATTGAAAGCCAATTACGATACCCAAAGTGGTTTTGCATTCGAAAACAGGATGAATCTCGTGTGGCAATCCAAAGGAACCTGGAAGGATCTTCAGACCAAAGGCTTGAATGATGTCAACAAACCAAGTGCCGGAGGTGAAGATAAAATCATCAAAAGAATAGAATTCGGTAATGTCAATATGCCACTTTCCACCAGTCTGATTCGTGGTTCGGAATCGCTTTTTGGGATAAAATCGGAATTTCAGCTGGGTAAAACATTTGGAACAGTTGTGATGTCTCAGCAACAAGGTGAGGCAAGAAATATTGTTGTTCAGGGCGGCGGTGTGATGAATACGTTTAAAATAAACGCCATCGATTACGAAGACAATCAGCATTACTATATCGGTCATTACTTCCTTAATAATTATGATAATGCTCTATTAAATTATCCTCAGATCAACTCAAGAATCAACATTTCAAGAATGGAAGTCTGGGTTTTGGATCAGGGAAACTCAAATTTAGCTTATCAGAAAAGTATTGTAGGGATAAGAGATTTGGGAGATGGACCTTCCGGTTTGCCTGATAACAGCCAGAACAATATCTACAGTGCTGTAACTTCGCTAGGTGCCGGTATTAGAAATCCGGATCAGACTTACAGTACAGTTAATGGCCAGGTTCTTCCGAATTCTGCAGGTGGAACGGAAGCCTATACTGACGGCGAACAGTTTATCTACAACAGAAAAGCAAGAAGATTAACCACCAACGAATATTCATTTCATCCGCAGTTGGGATATATTTCATTAAATCAGAAATTAAATGACCAACAGCTTTTAGCCGTATCATATTCATACACTGTGAATGGTACCAATCAGGTGTATAAAGTCGGGGAATTCTCTGAGGAAAGTCCGGTTTTGATTACAAAATTATTAAAGCCAAATACTACCGTAAAAACTACATCTCCAATGTGGCAGCTGATGATGAAAAACATCTATGCCTTGGATGCGGGTCAAATTGAACAGGACGGATTTATATTAAATGTCCTTTACCGTGATCCAAAAACTGGTGGTAAAGTAAATTACTTGCCGGGAACAAATGTGGCAGACATTAATTTGTTAAAATTATTAAACTGGGACAGGCTCAACCTGAATGGCGATTTACAATCAAGCAGCGGTACTTTGGGTGACGGGATTTTCGATTTTGCAGAAGGAATCACGGTAAGAAAAGAGTTTGGAAAACTGATTTTCACCAAAGCGCAGCCTTTCGGTAGTCACATGCAGTCGGTTTTAGGAACAAATGATCCACAGTATGTATTTTCAGATCTGTATTCTCAGCAAAAGCAGGTGGCGAGTGCCAGCAATCTTGCCCAGCGATATACTTTGGAAGGGAGATATAAAGGAGCTCAGGGACAGGGAATATCTCTTGGTGCGGTAAACGTTCCGCAAGGTTCAGTAAAAGTTTCAGCGAACGGAGTTCAGTTGACAGAAGGTGTAGATTATACCGTAGATTATATGTTGGGATCGGTGACAATCATCAATGAAAATGTGAAACAATCAGGTCAGGCCATTAATATTTCACTTGAAAATCAACTTACTTTCAATACACAGCGAAAACGGTTTTTAGGCTTAAATTTAGAAAGAAGAGTCAGCGAAAACTTTATTTTTGGCGGAACGGTTGTCAATTATTCAGAATCTCCTCTTACTCAAAAGGTAAATTACGGTCAGGAAGCAGTGAACAACACGATGGCAGGTATCAACATGTTGTACAACAATCAGCTGCCGTTTTTGACGAGATTAACAGATAAAATCCCTGGAATTAATACTGAAGCTCCGTCAAATCTGAATTTCAGAATGGAAGGTGCTTATCTACTTCCGGGCATCAATAAAGGAACAAATGATCAGTCTTACATCGATGATTTTGAACAGACGACTTCAAAGATTTCTTTAAAAGAACCTACCGCATGGAGCTTGGCTTCAAAACCTGAAAAGAATCAGGGTAACCCACTTTTCAACGGTGCCGGAGCAAATAATGATATTACAAATGGTTACGGAAGAGGTTTACTTTCCTGGTACAACATCGACCCGAGATTCTGGGGCGTGGGTGGAAGACCTCCTGAAGGAATCACGGCACAGTCAGTTTCCAATCACGCTTCGAGAAGAGTTCAGTTTTCTGAGATTTTCAACAACAGAGACTTCGTAGCCGGTGAGCAGACATTTACAAATACTTTTGACGTGTCTTACTATCCAAACGAAAAAGGACCTTACAACGTCAACCCAAATACAGAAACTACTCAGCAGAGATGGGCGGGGATTATGCGTCCGATCAGTGTTTCCAACTTCATCAATTCCAATATTGAATATGTTGAATTCTGGATGATGGATCCGTATGCCGATAACAGACCTTTGAGTCAGCCGGGAGGTTCACCTAAACTGTTGCTACATTTAGGAAACGTTTCCGAAGATATTCTCAAAGATGGTTTGATGCAGTACGAAAACGGTCTTCCGGTACCATCGGCTCCGTCTACTACAACCAATTCAAACTGGGGTATTCAGCCAAAACAACCTCCGATTTTGTATGCCTTCTCTACTGAAGGTACAGACAGAACTGCTCAGGATTTAGGGTATGACGGTTTGAGTTCAGATCAGGAGGCGGCACGTTTCGGGAATACATTTGTGAACCCTGTTACCAATTTAGCTGACCCTGCGGTTGATGATTTTGTGTTTTATCTTTCTACAAGATTTACAGGAAATTTAGCTTCTTCACTGGTTCAGCGTTACAAATATTTCAGAGGACCGGAAGGAAACTCACAGAGCAATTCTCTAGAAGTAGCTTCTCAAACTCCGGATGCGGAAGATATCAACAGAGATTACAATTTAGATCAAAGTGAAAACTATAATGAATATGTTGTAAACCTTGATCAGGCAAGTTTAACTTTAGGCCAGAATAATATTGTTGATGTTAAAACGGTTCAGGCGACTTTCCAAAATGGTCAGACCGATGATGTGAAATGGTATCTCTTCAGAATTCCGGTTAATAAATTAGATGATCCCAATGCAGGTGGAAACAAAGATGAATCAATCTTAAATAATGTCCGCTTCGCAAGAATGCTTCTTACCGGCTTTGATAACGTGTCTACATTAAGATTTGGTACCATGGATTTGGTAAGGTCAGACTGGAGAAGATATCCTAAAAACATTGCTAAATTTACTGACGGAACTCCGCCTGTGACACCGGATCCAGCAACTAACGAGGGTTCTATTGTTGTCGATAATAATAATTTTGAAGTAGGTAGCGTAAATATTGAAGAAAATGCACTGAATCAGCCTCCATATGTATTGCCTCCGGGAATCGACAGACAGGTTTTAAGTGGAAATGCCGGTGCTCAGAGACAAAATGAATCTTCTTTGTATTTGAAAGCTGAAAATTTGCTGGCAAACGATGCAAAAGGTGTTTTCAAAAATACTGCAATAGATATGAGAAGATACAAGAAGTTGAGACTTTTTGTACATGCGCAGGATCCTACAAACAGAGATGTGAATATCGGACAGATCGATCCAAAGACAAAATTCTTCATCCGTTTCGGTAGTGATAATTCAGATAACTATTATGAGTATGAGTCATCATTAAAAATTACGCCGAGAACAGCGACAACTCCAATGGAAATCTGGCCTTTCGAGAATGAAGTAGATTTCAATATTCAGGATTTTGTAGATGCTAAAATAAGAAGAGACCGTAATTTTCCAACTGGTATTACCGAAAGAAGAGAAGATAATCAATTTGGGGATGCCAATAAAAAAATCTACATCAAGGGACGTCCTAGCTTAGGAAACATTACCACAATTATGGTAGGGATAAGAAACGCTCCGGACCGGGGAAGTTCTTCAATCACCAGAGTTCTTTGGGTAAACGAAATCCGTCTTTCTGAAATCGAAAATGATGGCGGTTACGCAGGAAATGCAAGTTTAAATTTCAACCTTGGAGATTTTGCAACTGTGAACACGAGCGCATCTTATTCATCAGTAGGTTTCGGAAATATAGATTCTAAACCTGCCGAAAGAAGTCAGGCGGCACAATCTGCATTCAGCATCAATACGGCTATCAACGCAGATAAATTCTTACCTGAAAAGACAGGAATTAAAATCCCTGTTAATTATTCCTATTCACAAACCATCGAAGATCCAAAGTATAATCCTCTGGATACCGATGTGGAATTCAGCAAAGCGGCCAATAAGGAAGAGCTTAAGAAAGTGGCACGTACTTACACGCAGCAGAGAAGTCTGGGTGTAGTTAACATGCATAAGGAAAGAGTAAATCCAGACAGAAAGCCTAAATTCTATGACGTGGAAAATATCTCGATAACTGCCGTTTACAACGACGATCACTACAGAGATATTTATACCAAGAAAAACTACAGACAGTATCTGAGAGGGTATGTAGATTACAACTATCAGTTTAAACCTTGGGTGGTTAAGCCGTTCAACAAGATGATCAGCGATACCGCAAAATCGTATAAATATCTGGAGTGGGTAAAAGAATTTAATTTTAATCCGATTCCTACAAGATTATCTTTCAGAACTGAAATTGACAGAAATTACAACGAACTTGAATTCAGAAATATCGAAGCAATCCTTAATGGAAACCCAGGAAATGATTTTGCAGCCATTAAAAACAGAAACTTCTATTTTGGCTGGCAGTACGGTTTAGGATTTAATTTTACCAAATCTTTAAAACTTGAGATCAATTCAGCAACCAGAACTTTGAATGATCATGTGGATGTAAATACAATGGATAATTCTTCCATTTTCGGAAACGTATTCCGTGCAGGACGACCGGTGTTGTACAGACACAATGTTCAGTTGAATTACAAATTGCCGTTCCAGTATCTTCCATACTTAGAATTTATAGATGCTGAGGTAGGTTACGGTTTCACATACAACTGGAATGCAAGATCTACTGCGCAGTTAGCCAGTCCGGACGGAAGTTTAGGATCAATAGGCCAGAATACCAACGTGATTCAGGCAAATGCAACGGCAGATCTTCCACGTTTCTTCGGTCAGTTCAGTTATTTTAAAAGAATTACCGAAACTTTAGGAAAAAGAAAAAGAGAGACAGATTCTCTTAATACTGCTTACACACAAGCCTGGGAGAAAAAAAGATATGCTTATAAAAAGTATAAGTATAAAAATAAATTAACGGCATTGCAGGGTGCAGCGTTTTTCCTGACCTCATTCAAACAGTTGGATGTAACTTATTCTGAAAATAATGGTACTGTACTTCCAGGTCTTATTTCTGCACCAAACTGGTACGGGGTGGGGCAGACATTGGGTGGTCCAACGGTAGGTTTCCTTCTTGGTTCGCAGGCAGATATCCGAAGAACGGTTATTGAAAACGGATGGGTGAGTACCTCAGATTTAATGGTAGATCCTTATGTCCGGATGTCTACAAGGGATCTCAGGGCAAATCTTCAGATGATGCCGCTTAACGATTTGAGGATAGATTTTAATGTTATTCAGACCTACAACAGAAACTTCTCTCAAACTGGTTTCAATTACAGAGACGGCTTTGGTAACGCCAATCCAAATCTAACTTTTGCAACAGACTTAATCAGTTATTCAAATTCTGTGAATACCGTTAAAACTTCTTTCCAGGATGGCATGGCGGTGTATGCAGCGATCAGACAGAACGCTCAGGCGATTTCGCAACAGATAGGAGGAACTCCGGGGGCAGACGGTTATGCTCCAGGATACAGTATTGCCAACGCGTACGTTTTAATTCCTGCATTCCGAGCAGCGGTAGAAGGAAAAGCACCAAAACAGATTGGCAACGCAAGAAAATCAGGACTTCCGTTCCCGAACTGGAGAATCACGTGGTCTGGATTGAAAAATATTCCGGTAATCAGCGGTCAGTTCACCAAGTTTGATATTCTTCACAGCTACA